A window of Streptomyces sp. NBC_01224 genomic DNA:
CCAGGCGACGAGCCGGTCACGCAAGGCGTGGAGGGGCGGGGTGTCGCGGAAGGTACGGAACTCCGCCACCTTCTCGCCCGGCCTGCGGCGGCGCATCCGGATGACGATCGACCGGTCCATGATCGTGTCCGGCAGGTCACCGATGCCGGCGAGGGCCGCCATGGCGAAGGTGGGGAACTTCGCGACCTCGTGGTTGGGCCCGGAGACTCGGAGGGTGGGGCGGTTGCGCTGGTGCCCCGCGTTGAGCAGACCGCGCATCTCTTCGTTCTTCTCCGCGACCTTCGCGGAGCCGAAGAGGGTGTCGGCCTCGTCGACCAGCAGGGTGGGCGGTGTGGCGGTGATCGACCGGAACACCGCGGCGGCCGACGCGTTGACCGTGATCAGCGGATCGTGAACGCTCTCGGTGATCACGTCCAGCAGCCGCGACTTGCCGCACCGCTTCGCCGGCCCCACGACAGCCAGCCGCGGAGCGTGCTGCCATGCGGTCTGCAGGTGCGTGGCCGCAACCCACAGGGTCACAGCCGTGAACGCTTCCCCGCTTGGCAACACGACGTACCGGCGAAGCTGCTCCCGCAGCTCCGCCAGCACCGCCTCGCCCTCGGACACCGGAGCGGGTTCGGGCTCCTCTGCGGACGACGGTACGGGCTCGGCGGGGCGGCCGGGTATGGCCACCGGCGGCCATACGACGGCGGTGTTCGGAAGGGATGGCGTGCTCTGGGCGGGATCGTCCATACTGGACATGTAGCTCCTCCGCTTGCGGGCCAATGGGACGGCAATCCCGGCCTCGCAGGTCAGTCGTTCAGGGATGGGCGGCATGAGGTTTGCGCTTTGAGCCCCTCGGTGTTGGGTCACCGGGGGGCTTTTTGTATGTCGGGGCTGGTTGAAGGCATGCCTCAGCGGATCGGTGCGGTCTGCTGGGGTGCTTTACGGTACCACGGACTATGCGGATCGCATAGCGCTATGCGATCCGCAGAACGGATGTTAATCTTGTTCCATGCCGCAAAACCGGCGGTACACGCAGTGAACGGGAGGAGGGGCAATGCCGGATGACGAGGGAGCCCCCGAGGGGGTGCTCCTCAGCGGCGAGGAGCACGCCGCCGTGCGGGTCAAGCTGGAGCGCGAGAAGCGCGGCTGGAGCACCACCACGCTGTCCGACCGAATGAACGACGTCGGCTTCGACATGAACCCGTCTGCGGTCTGGCGCATCGAGAACCGCAAGCGTCGAATCAACCTCGACGAGGCCATCGGTTTCGCCGAGATCTTCGGCGTCCCGCTCAGCAACTTCGTCGGGCCGCCCAGCCTGGCGACCATGGGCCGGGCCATGGAGCTGATCGACAACGTCGTAGCCGCCTACAGAGCCTCCAACCGTGCCAACCACGAGGCACGGAAGGCCCGCGACCAGCTCGACGCCTATCTCGCCGAACACCCGGACATCCGTAAGGAGGCTGACGTGATGGTCTCCAACGCCATCGCCGCCGAACTGATGAAGAGCAACGAAGAGTACGGCCCCGCCTCCGACGCATAGCCGCTCACTCCAACTGGCGCAGCGGAAACGCAAACCCTCGCTGTGGCCGTCCTGCCCATCCCATCCCTGAACGACACGAGGCCAGGCGCGGGGTTGCCGCCCCATCCGCCGGCCGGAACCGGAGCACTCACTTGCGCCCTTCGGCGATAACGCACGCCCCCGTCCAGCGCCCGCGACCCCAGGGGGAGGTGACCACTACCGACACCCTCCTCACCGTGGAGCAGGCCGCCGAACGCCTCGGCACCGGCGTGCGCTTCATCCGGCGACTCATCCAGGAGCGCCGCATCCGCTACGTCAAACTCGGCAAGCCCGTACGGATACCCGAGAGCGCCATCGCCGCGTACATCGAGGAACGCGCCGTTCCGACTCTCGGCGAGACGCGTTCCCGCTTCGGGAAGGCCGCCTGATGGCGGCCCGCAAGCTGCAGCGGCGGCGCGAATTCGGCACCGTTCGTCAACTCCCATCGGGGCGGTGGCAGGTGCGCTACTGGGCCCCGGACGGCAGCCGCCGCACCGCCCCGGAGACCTTCGAGACGCGTACCGATGCCCAGTCCTGGCTCACGCTCACCCAGGCCGACATCGAGCGCAAGCACTGGGTGGACCCCGACGCCGGCTCGGTCAACTTCGAGACGTACGCCATGAAGTGGGTCGAGGAGCGCGGGCTCTCCGCCACCACGGAGGAGCTGTACCGAAGGCTCCTGCGCCTGCACCTGCTGCCCGAATTCGCCACGGTGAACCTGGACGACATCACGCCGCCGGGCGTGCGCACCTGGCGGGCCGAGCGGTTGGGGGCGACCGGTGCGACGACCGTCGCCAAGTCCTACCGCCTCCTCAAAGCCATCATGGAGACGGCGACCGACGACGAACTGATCCGCCGCAACCCCTGCCGGATCAGGGGCGCCGGCAGCGAGAAAGCCAAGGAACGCCCGACGGCCACCGTCGAACAGGTCGACGCGCTCGCCGACGCCATGGGACCGAGGTGGCGGCTGATGGTCTACTTCGGCGCCTACGGGCCCATGCGCCCGGAGGAACAGGCCGCCCTCCGGCGCCCCGACGTCACGCTCGACCCTCTCGCGGTCAAGATCCGTGACGCCGCACCCGAGCTGACCACCGGCCGTCGCATCGAAGGCGACACGAAGTCGGCCGCCGGAAGGCGAACCGTCTTCCTCCCGGCCTTCCTGTACATCGAGGTGAAGCGTCACCTCGACTGGTATGCCGAGAAGGAACCCGACGGGCTCCTGTTCGTCGGGGAGAAGGGCGCTCCCTTCCGCCGGTCCACCTTCGGCCGCAAGTGGCGGAGGGCCCGGGCCAAGGTCGGCCTGCCAGAGGGCTTCCGCTTCTACGACCTCCGCCACACCGGCCACACCCTGCCACCCAGTCGGGAGCCACGCTCAAGGACACGATGGTCCGCGCCGGCCAGTCCTCGGAGAAGGCAGCCATGGTCTACCAGCATTCCCCGATGGAGCGGCAAATGGAGGTCGCGGACGGCATCGATGACTTGGTTCGTGCCCAACGGGCCAAGGCAGCGGCGGTTGTTGAGTCGCAGAGTGCTCGCGAAGCGTAACGAGCAGACTGGCCCGGGGCTGTCTGAACACAGCCCCGGGCTTGTTACGTGGCGGAATGATGTTCGTCCGGCCGACGTGCCGCTCGCTTCCGCAGTGGCGGAGACGCGGATACGCCTCGGGCAGTGATGCCCATCTTCGCTCGTGCTGTCAGACGTTGCATCTACGCTGCCTCTCACCGAGGACACAGGGGGAACAGTGAGTGGTGCGGGATCGCCGCAGTGGCGGCATCCAGTACGGGGGGTGCACAACCGGCAGGTCGAGAAGCGCGTAGGGCGGGCGGAAAAGGCTGCGGCTGATCTGGGTATCGCCTTCGATGCGCACAGTGTCCGTAAGGCACTCGCGTTTCGGTGGGGCCCCTATCTGCTGAGGCTGCGGCGAGTGCTTGTCGCCTTCGTGGTTCTGGGCATCACGGCCGTCGTTACTTACGGCCCGGCCTGCCGACCTGGCGGGATTCTCGATGCTGGTCCCGTATCTTGCGGGTCCTACTCCGCTTACGTCCTCGGACCCGGGGGTGACCCGCGGACGGCTGGGGCCCTCGTCTGCATCTCGGTGGTCCTCGTATTTGTGTGGTCGCTATGGCGCGCGGACCACATCGCGCGCTGCTACGAGCCGCTGTACCCGCTCCTCAGCTTGCTCTCGGCCAGTGGGGATCTGGTCGGTATGGCGGAAAGCCACTACACGGATGCAGGGAGACTCCGCAAGAAGGTCAGAAGAGTGGGTCTCCCTCTGCGGGAGGTCGCCGGAGATGCTGCATCTGCGTTCGGGGCTGGCCGGGCAATCCGAAAGGAACTCGTAAGCCACGTACGGCTGGTGGAGACGGCGTTTACGCAGGCGGCAGACGAACTTATGCGGGATCGCGAGGGCGCGGCGCGGAAGCTTGGTCTGCTTGCCGCGACTGCCGCGAGCAGCATCGCTGTCGATCGCTTTCAGGAGATGCTCCCGGAGGCACTGCTCCCGAGCGAGGAATCTGGAGAGGGCTCTTTGGCACCTGACCGGGTGGACGGTCTCCGCTTGGCGAAGGCGTGCATGTGGTCGGTACTCTGCGTCACGCTCTTCTCGTTGCTCCTCGCGTGGCTAGGTGCCCCGGCGGAGCTGATGGCGCCATTGGCAATACTGGCCTTCCCGGTGGCCGTATACGTGCTTTTGGCGGCGCGGCATGGGCTCAACGAGGCGTCACGTCTGACGCGAAGCATCAGCGCATTCTTCTCCTCTGGACCTCCGCTCTGACGCTGGCTGCTCATGTGCGGCTGTTCGAACTGCTGCCCGTGTCGACGGCGGTCCGCTAGACGCAGACTCTTTGCAGTCGAGAGTTCGCACTTGACCGCCCGAACAGTGACCCAGGTCACAAGAAGTGCGTCTCGTGATTCGAGATGTCTGGACAAGCGTTCTCTGGGGCGGGTCGTGAACGGCTCGCGAAACAGCGCTTTCGGGCGACTTAGGGCCTGTCCGACGGGTCGCTCGGGGATGCATCATGACTAACCCGCAACCACGGAATCGCCCCTGACCCACCTGGGCAAGGTTCAATGCCGGAGTGGTCACCTGGGTGGATATGCATGATTGCTGGTTTGAGGTCGGTCGTGTTCCGAAGCTCTTGGAGCAGGTCGAGCATGATGACGACCCAGCAGCGTGGAAGGAACTGGGATGGCGGCTCGTTCTCGAGCATGACTTGGTGTCCCCGGCCAGTTTCGCTGCCCTGCCGCGTCTGGTGCGGCTCACGCCGCGCAGCGCGAAGGCGCGGCACCTGGCGGGGGAGATTCTCGAACGTGCAGCAGGGCACCATAGTTGCGACGATCTCCTGGCGGATTGCGCCGGCGCCATTGCGGAGTTCCGCGAGGTGCTGGGTAGGCACCTGCGGTCGAGGCCAGCTGACTTCCTCGTGTCCTTGCGTGCCCTGCTCGCGGTCGAGGAGGAGTACCACTGGGCGGCGGTCCTTGGCGACTTCGAGGATGACTTCTACCCCTTGGCGTGTCCGCACTGTGAGGTCGGGGTCAGGATCGCCATCGGCAACTACGGGAAGTACTCAGCGGCCCAGGACTGGAACCTGGGTGATGTGGAACGAAGGGATTTGCGGCCGTTGGCCGCCGAGAAGCTAACCGGAACTGGCAGGTGGATGTTCGAGATGGCCGTCCACGCAGGTCAGACGGTACTCGCCGACGGAATTTCTCATCTATTCGGACGTGCGGAATGCCCGCTCTGTGCCAGCGTCTTCAACGTCGCGGACGAGTACACCTCCGCCAACCGTCCGGTCATGGGATAAGCCGCAACAAAATCGGCAGCGACCTGGCCATGTCTCACGCACGAAGCCAGAGCCGGATCGAAGCGATGGTGACCGTCCCGTGAAAGACGTAAGCCCTTTTGTCATAGCGAGTCGCGACCGCACGGAAGGACTTCAGCCGGTTGATCGTCCGCTCCACTTCATTGCGGCGCCGGTAGATCTCCCTGTCGAACCTGGTCGGCCGGCCGCCTTGACTGCCTCGCCTTTGGCGGTTGGCACGCTGGTCTCTGGGCTCCGGGATGGTGTGCTTGATCTGACGCCGCCGCAGGTAGCGGCGGTTTCGACGCGACGAATAGGTTTTGTCGCCGCCAAGGTGGTCGGGCCGAGTACGTGGGTGTCCGCCAGCCGGCCTGGGGACCCGGATCTGTTCCATCACGGCGATCAACTGCGGGGCATCGCCCCACTGGCCAGGAGTGATGACGGATGCGAGAGGGCGACGTCCACCCTCGCCCGCCAGATGGATTTTGCAGGTCAGCCCGCCCCTCGAACGGCCCAGGGCCTCATCGGCCCGGTGTCGAACGGGGGGTGCTACGACTGCCGGGAACTCTTGGCGGACGAGAGTGCGCACCTGCCGCGTGCTGGTGAGCTCGGCATGAGGTCGAGTCGACGCTGACCATGCTCCAGTCGATCCGGCCCTCGGTATCGGCGTCGGCCTGGACGGCTCGCAGGATCCTCTCCCACGTGCCGTCCGCTGACCACCTGCGATGACGGTCATGCACCGTCTTCCACTTCCCAAAACGGGACGGCAGATCCCTCCACGGCAGGCCCGTCCGCTGCCGGAACAGAATCCCGTTGATCACACGGCGGTGGCACTGCCACCGCCCACCTCGGCCCACACGCCTGGGCAGGTGAGGTTCCAGCCGAGCCCATTCCTCATCCGAAAGATCACCCCGCCCCATGTCGACCGAAACGATCGACCCGAGGGTGAGTCACACGACCCATCGGACACGCCCTAGGGCACGCGGAGGGCACGGAGCCCTCTAAATGGTCTAGACAACAAGCAAGGCCCCGATCGATGACCAGGGCCTTCATTATGGAGCGGGTGACGAGAATCGAACTCGCGCTCTGAGCTTGGGAAGCTCATGTTCTACCATTAAACTACACCCGCGAAGCGAGCCGATTGATCAGCTCTGCACCGTCCACACTGTACCCCATGCCAGGTCCCCGGCGTTTGAGCCGTGGGGCCTTTTCGTTGCGGGGGGAGGGTGGATGCGGGTGCCGTGGGCGGGAGTTGGGGGCGTAGCGTGGGTGGTCGGAGTGCCGCCTGGAGTGGCGTCCCGTTCATCCCCTAATGTGGCTTTTTCGTCCAAGGCTTGTTGGGGAAGGGACTTGATGGACTCCATGGAGCGCACCGTCGTCCGCTGTGCCGAAGGGCACGTTTTCGCTACCGCTTCGTTCCCGATGCAGCAGCTCGGGTCCGGGCGGATCGGTCCCGGGCGGCTCATTCGCTGTCCTCGTTGTGCGCGGCTTCGGCATGCCGTGCCTGTGGTGTTCGAGGAGCGCTAGGAGAGGTCACAGGCGCGCGGGGCGGTCCCGGATTGGGGCGGGCCCGCGCGTTCTGCGTATCCTCGGGGCGTGCTTCTCTCAGATAAGGACATCCGGGCCGAGATCGACGCCGGACGTGTACGCATTGATCCGTTCGACGCGTCGATGGTGCAGCCCTCGAGCATCGATGTGCGGCTCGACCGCTACTTCCGGGTGTTCGAGAACCACCGCTATCCACATATTGATCCAGCCGTTGAGCAGGCCGATCTGACGCGCATGGTCGAGCCGGACGGGGACGAGGCGTTCATCCTGCACCCCGGTGAGTTCGTGCTCGCTTCGACATACGAGGTCATCTCGCTGCCCGACGATCTTGCGTCGCGGCTGGAGGGCAAGAGTTCGCTGGGGCGGCTCGGTCTTGTGACGCATTCGACCGCCGGATTCATCGACCCCGGTTTCTCCGGGCACGTGACCCTGGAACTGTCGAATCTCGCCACGTTGCCGATCAAGCTGTGGCCGGGGATGAAGATCGGGCAGCTCTGCATGTTCCGGCTGAGTTCGCCTTCGGAGTTCCCGTACGGCTCCGAGCGGTACGGATCGCGGTACCAGGGCCAGCGCGGGCCGACCGCGTCGCGGTCGTTCATGAATTTCCACCGGACCCAGGTGTGATGCCGGAATGAACGGTGATGTGCGGGAGAACCTGACGTACGAGGGGTTCGGTCATGCGGTGCGTGAGCTGGCGCAGACCGTGGCCGACGACGGATTCGAGCCCGATGTCGTGCTGAGCATCGCGCGGGGCGGGGTATTCGTCGCGGGCGGGCTCGCTTATGCCCTGGACTGCAAGAACATTCATCTGGTGAATGTGGAGTTCTATACCGGGGTGGGTACGACCCTGGAAATGCCGGTCATGCTCGCGCCCGTTCCGAATGTGATCGACTTCTCGGACAAGAAGGTTCTGATCGCCGACGACGTCGCCGATACCGGGAAGACGCTGAAGCTGGTGCGCGATTTCTGTATCGATCACGTTGCCGAGGTGCGCAGCGCGGTCATCTACGAGAAGCCGCATTCGCTCGTGAAGTGCGAGTACGTGTGGAAGAAGACCGATCGCTGGATCAACTTCCCGTGGAGCGTGGACAAGCCCGTCGTGCCGCGTAGCGGGCAGGTTCTCGACGCGTAGAGCCGGCGGTCCGCGGCCGGTGGTGTGTGGTCAGGGGTGGCCGAGATGCGCGGCACGGTCATCCGCGAGCAGTCGCACCCGCAAGAGGAAGAGCCCCCGACGCGGTGTGTCGGGGGCTCTTCCTCAGATGGTCGGATGCCGTCAGATCGTGCCCAGCTTGATGATCGACAGCAGCGCGATCAGCTGGATCGCGGATGCGCCCAGCGCCTTCGGCCACGGCAGGTCGTGCGACTTGCTCACCATCGAGGTGAAGAGCGCGGCCGAGGCCAGCCAGGTGATCCAGCCGAGGACCTGGACCAGGGAGTTCTCGCCGCCGAGGAAGAGCGCGAATATCAGGCGGGGGGCGTCCGTGATCGACATGATCAGCATGGAGAGGCCCACGGTCGGCTGCCAGGAGCCGTCGCCGCCGAGCTGGCGGGCGAGCGTATGCGTGACCGCGCCCAGGACCAGGCCGCCGATGACGAAGCCGATGCCCGTGATGACGACGTAGGGCACCGCTGTGGAGATCGTCGCGTGGATCGCGTCGTCCCGGGCCTGGTCGAAGCCGAAGAGGGCGAGCAGGCCGTACAGGAACGTGACGATGAGCGCCGGGCCCCAGACCGGGTAGTCGCGCATCTGCCAGAACGTCGGTCCCGGGCGCAGCACGATGCCGGTGATCAGGTCCTTCCACGGCAGCCGCGGGCCCGCGGGCTGGGCGGGGGCCTGGCCGGCGCGGTAGGTGTTGCCGTCGCCGTAGGGGTCCTCGCCGATGCTGAACGCCTGGGTGTGACCGGGGGAGTTGGCGTACGGGTCGCCGTGCTGGGGGGACCCGTGGGGGTGGTGGGGCTGCTGGTACGGGTCGCCGAAATACTCCGGCTCGCCGTGGCCGCCACTGTTGTAGCCGTTGCCGTAGCCGCCGTTGTGCTCGCCGGGCCCGTTGTTTCCACCGTGCCCGCCGTTGTTGTACGGGGGCGGGGCGCCGTTGCCTCCCGTCGGCGGCCATGGCTGCCGGGCGTACGGCGGTGGTGCCTGTGTGCCGTACGGCTGCTGCCGCGGTTGCTGTTGCGCTTGCTGCGGGGTGCGGTTGTCCCGGCCGCGTCCGATCCTGAATCCAGCCACGTCGTCGAACGTACCTGGTCTGCGTGGGTGCGGTGAGAGGGCCTGGGGAACCTGCCCGCCATTGCGGCCGAGCTGTGACATCCCCTAGGGGAACCCTGGGGGGTCGGCCCCATGCGCAGCCGTGCGGGAATACAGAAGCGGCCGGTCCTGCCCCCGAGGCAGGTCCGGCCGCTTCTGTCGCACGACAGCCCTGGCTACTTCACCGGCTCGGGCTCCGGTGCGTCCGCCGGCTCCGCCTCGCCGGCCGGGTCGGCCGGGGTCTTCACGGAGTCCAGCAGCAGCTGCGATACGTCGACCACCTGGACCGACTCCTTCGCCTTGCCGTCGTTCTTCTTGCCGTTGACCGAGTCGGTCAGCATGACGAGGCAGAACGGGCAGGCGGTGGAGACGATGTCCGGGTTGAGGGAGAGGGCTTCGTCGACGCGCTCGTTGTTGATGCGCTTGCCGATCCGCTCCTCCATCCACATCCGGGCGCCACCGGCACCGCAGCAGAAGCCGCGCTCCTTGTGGCGGTGCATCTCCTCGTTCCTGAGGCCCGGGACCTTCGCGATGATCTCGCGCGGCGGGGTGTAGATCTTGTTGTGACGGCCCAGGTAGCACGGGTCGTGGTACGTGATCAGGCCCTCGACCGGGGTCACCGGGATCAGCTTGCCCTCGTCGATGAGGTGCTGGAGCAGCTGGGTGTGGTGGATGACCTCGTACTCACCGCCGAGCTGCGGGTACTCGTTCGCGATGGTGTTGAAGCAGTGCGGGCAGGTCGCGACGATCTTCTTGGACGACTTGGGCTTCTTCGTCGTCTCGACCCCGCCGTCCTCGTCGAGGGACTCGCCGAACGCCATGTTCAGCATCGCGACGTTCTCCTGGCCGAGCTGCTGGAACAGCGGCTCGTTGCCCAGGCGGCGGGCCGAGTCACCGGTGCACTTCTCGTCGCCGCCCATGATCGCGAACTTGACGCCCGCGATGTGGAGGAGCTCCGCGAAGGCCTTGGTGGTCTTCTTGGCCCGGTCTTCGAGAGCGCCCGCGCAGCCGACCCAGTACAGGTAGTCGACCTCGGACAGGTCCTCGACGTCCTTGCCGACGATCGGGACCTCGAAGTCGACCTCCTTGGTCCACTCGACGCGCTGCTTCTTGGCGAGCCCCCAGGGGTTGCCCTTCTTCTCCAGGTTCTTGAGCATCGTGCCCGCCTCGGACGGGAACGCGGACTCGATCATCACCTGGTAGCGGCGCATGTCGACGATGTGGTCGATGTGCTCGATGTCGACCGGGCACTGCTCCACGCACGCACCGCAGGTGGTGCAGGACCAGAGCACGTCCGGGTCGATGACGCCGTTCTCCTCGGCCGTTCCGATCAGCGGGCGCTCGGCCTCCGCGAGAGCCGCGGCCGGGACGTCCTTGAGCTGCTCCTCGGACGCCTTCTCGTTGCCCTCCATGTCCTTGCCGCCACCGGCCAGCAGATACGGGGCCTTGGCGTGCGCGTGGTCGCGCAGGGACATGATCAGGAGCTTCGGGGAGAGCGGCTTGCCGGTGTTCCAGGCCGGGCACTGCGACTGGCAGCGACCGCACTCCGTACACGTGGAGAAGTCGAGGATGCCCTTCCAGGAGAACTGCTCGACCTGGGAGACACCGAAGACGTCGTCCTCGCCCGGGTCCTCGAAGTCGATCTCCTTGCCGCCCGACGTCATCGGCTGCAGCGCGCCGAGCGCGACCGCTCCGTCCGCGTTCCGCTTGAACCAGATGTTCGGGAAGGCGAGGAAGCGGTGCCAGGCGACACCCATGTTCGTGTTGAGCGAGACCGTGATCATCCAGATCAGCGAGATGCCGATCTTCATCATCGCGGTGAAGTAGATGAGGTTCTGCAGCGTGCCGAGCGCGAGGCCCTTGAACGCGAGGACCAAGGGGTATGAGATGAAGTACGCGGCGTCGTAGCCCTCGACGTGGTGGATCGCGCCCTCAAGACCGCGCAGGGTCAGGATCGCCAGACCGATGCCGAGGATGACGTACTCGACGAAGTACGCCTGCCAGGCCTTGGAGCCAGTGAAACGGGACTTGCGGCCGGCCCGGGACGGCAGGTTCAGCAGCCGGATGGCGATCAGCACGAGGATGCCGACCGTCGTCATCAGACCGATGAACTCGGTGTACATCTCGAACGGCAGCCAGTTGCCGATGATCGGCAGGACCCAGTCGGCCTTGAAGAGCTGCCCGTATGCCTGGAGCAGCGTCGGCGGCAGCGTCAGGAAGCCGATGGCGACGAACCAGTGCGCGAAGCCGACGATCCCCCACCGGTTCATCCGGGTATGGCCGAGGAATTCCTTGACCAGGGTGATCGTGCGCTGTTTCGGGTTGTCGGTGCGGCTGCCTGCCGGGACCGGCTGTCCGAGCTTGACGAACCGGTAGATCTGCGCGACGGCTCGGGCGATGAGCGCAACGCCGACCACAGTCAGCACCAGCGACACGATGATCGCGGCGAGTTGCATTTGGGGGCTCCTCGGGCCTGCGAGGGTGGGATCCAGCGTCTACGAGCGAATACTGGCAATTACTAAGCAGTAACTTAATCAGTCTGTGCTGACACTATCCACTTATTCCGCCGCGCTGTAGCCGCATCGGCGGTGATCTGTGTCGCTCAGGTGTGCCTTGCCGCGCCGGGTGAGTCCGCGGATCGCCCTGCGCAGCGGAGTGTGTACGGCTCTCGCCAGGATGGCCAGGTCGAGTCCCACCCAGTGGTGCTCGGCGTAGTGCTGGTCGAGCAGGGCCGGCTCGTCCCATGGCATTCCGGAGCGGGAGCGTACCTGCGCCAGGCCGGTGAGGCCCGGTTTCAGTTCCTGCCGCCAGTGTCTCGCGGCGGTGGTGGCGGCGGTTTCCGGGGTATCGGCATCGGCTCCGGGCGTCCGGGCCCGCTCGTCGTCCGGTGCCAGGGGCTC
This region includes:
- a CDS encoding DUF3631 domain-containing protein; protein product: MDDPAQSTPSLPNTAVVWPPVAIPGRPAEPVPSSAEEPEPAPVSEGEAVLAELREQLRRYVVLPSGEAFTAVTLWVAATHLQTAWQHAPRLAVVGPAKRCGKSRLLDVITESVHDPLITVNASAAAVFRSITATPPTLLVDEADTLFGSAKVAEKNEEMRGLLNAGHQRNRPTLRVSGPNHEVAKFPTFAMAALAGIGDLPDTIMDRSIVIRMRRRRPGEKVAEFRTFRDTPPLHALRDRLVAWLTPLHADAMELTPAMPVEDRAADTWQPLVTVADLAGGAWPDLARTACRIMAKHEAEHDQDRSSLGIRLLADIRRAFTTEGNPPALRTSRLLDILNQDDETPWAEYTANGLTPRGLQLLLREYGISSATRRFHGNVQAKGFTRVQFADSWARYCPEPAPEATTGTCPGTTRRDSSPRRSAR
- a CDS encoding helix-turn-helix domain-containing protein; translated protein: MPDDEGAPEGVLLSGEEHAAVRVKLEREKRGWSTTTLSDRMNDVGFDMNPSAVWRIENRKRRINLDEAIGFAEIFGVPLSNFVGPPSLATMGRAMELIDNVVAAYRASNRANHEARKARDQLDAYLAEHPDIRKEADVMVSNAIAAELMKSNEEYGPASDA
- a CDS encoding helix-turn-helix domain-containing protein, whose protein sequence is MTTTDTLLTVEQAAERLGTGVRFIRRLIQERRIRYVKLGKPVRIPESAIAAYIEERAVPTLGETRSRFGKAA
- a CDS encoding IS5 family transposase (programmed frameshift), whose product is MGRGDLSDEEWARLEPHLPRRVGRGGRWQCHRRVINGILFRQRTGLPWRDLPSRFGKWKTVHDRHRRWSADGTWERILRAVQADADTEGRIDWSMVSVDSTSCRAHQHAAGAHSRPPRVPGSRSTPRRHRADEALGRSRGGLTCKIHLAGEGGRRPLASVITPGQWGDAPQLIAVMEQIRVPRPAGGHPRTRPDHLGGDKTYSSRRNRRYLRRRQIKHTIPEPRDQRANRQRRGSQGGRPTRFDREIYRRRNEVERTINRLKSFRAVATRYDKRAYVFHGTVTIASIRLWLRA
- the dcd gene encoding dCTP deaminase, yielding MLLSDKDIRAEIDAGRVRIDPFDASMVQPSSIDVRLDRYFRVFENHRYPHIDPAVEQADLTRMVEPDGDEAFILHPGEFVLASTYEVISLPDDLASRLEGKSSLGRLGLVTHSTAGFIDPGFSGHVTLELSNLATLPIKLWPGMKIGQLCMFRLSSPSEFPYGSERYGSRYQGQRGPTASRSFMNFHRTQV
- a CDS encoding phosphoribosyltransferase, whose protein sequence is MNGDVRENLTYEGFGHAVRELAQTVADDGFEPDVVLSIARGGVFVAGGLAYALDCKNIHLVNVEFYTGVGTTLEMPVMLAPVPNVIDFSDKKVLIADDVADTGKTLKLVRDFCIDHVAEVRSAVIYEKPHSLVKCEYVWKKTDRWINFPWSVDKPVVPRSGQVLDA
- a CDS encoding Yip1 family protein, translating into MAGFRIGRGRDNRTPQQAQQQPRQQPYGTQAPPPYARQPWPPTGGNGAPPPYNNGGHGGNNGPGEHNGGYGNGYNSGGHGEPEYFGDPYQQPHHPHGSPQHGDPYANSPGHTQAFSIGEDPYGDGNTYRAGQAPAQPAGPRLPWKDLITGIVLRPGPTFWQMRDYPVWGPALIVTFLYGLLALFGFDQARDDAIHATISTAVPYVVITGIGFVIGGLVLGAVTHTLARQLGGDGSWQPTVGLSMLIMSITDAPRLIFALFLGGENSLVQVLGWITWLASAALFTSMVSKSHDLPWPKALGASAIQLIALLSIIKLGTI
- a CDS encoding (Fe-S)-binding protein, with protein sequence MQLAAIIVSLVLTVVGVALIARAVAQIYRFVKLGQPVPAGSRTDNPKQRTITLVKEFLGHTRMNRWGIVGFAHWFVAIGFLTLPPTLLQAYGQLFKADWVLPIIGNWLPFEMYTEFIGLMTTVGILVLIAIRLLNLPSRAGRKSRFTGSKAWQAYFVEYVILGIGLAILTLRGLEGAIHHVEGYDAAYFISYPLVLAFKGLALGTLQNLIYFTAMMKIGISLIWMITVSLNTNMGVAWHRFLAFPNIWFKRNADGAVALGALQPMTSGGKEIDFEDPGEDDVFGVSQVEQFSWKGILDFSTCTECGRCQSQCPAWNTGKPLSPKLLIMSLRDHAHAKAPYLLAGGGKDMEGNEKASEEQLKDVPAAALAEAERPLIGTAEENGVIDPDVLWSCTTCGACVEQCPVDIEHIDHIVDMRRYQVMIESAFPSEAGTMLKNLEKKGNPWGLAKKQRVEWTKEVDFEVPIVGKDVEDLSEVDYLYWVGCAGALEDRAKKTTKAFAELLHIAGVKFAIMGGDEKCTGDSARRLGNEPLFQQLGQENVAMLNMAFGESLDEDGGVETTKKPKSSKKIVATCPHCFNTIANEYPQLGGEYEVIHHTQLLQHLIDEGKLIPVTPVEGLITYHDPCYLGRHNKIYTPPREIIAKVPGLRNEEMHRHKERGFCCGAGGARMWMEERIGKRINNERVDEALSLNPDIVSTACPFCLVMLTDSVNGKKNDGKAKESVQVVDVSQLLLDSVKTPADPAGEAEPADAPEPEPVK